A part of Oryctolagus cuniculus chromosome 15, mOryCun1.1, whole genome shotgun sequence genomic DNA contains:
- the HELLS gene encoding lymphoid-specific helicase isoform X1, with protein sequence MPAEQPASSGGPPAPEMVGRQESAVITPAMLEEEEQLEAAGLERERKMLEKARMSWDRESMEIRYRRLQHLLEKSNIYSKFLLTKMEQQQLEEQKKKEKLERKKGSLKVTKGKNSVDGNEENAGMRKKRGREDESYNISEIMSKEEILSVAKKSKKENEDESSSTNLCVEDLQKNKDSNSIIKSRLSQTVRQNTKFFFDPDRKCNGQPVPFQQPKHFTGGVMRWYQVEGMEWLRMLWENGINGILADEMGLGKTVQCIATIALMIQRGVPGPFLVCGPLSTLPNWMAEFKRFTPEVPTMLYHGTQQERRKLVRNINKRNGTLQIHPVVITSFEIAMRDRNALQHCYWKYLIVDEGHRIKNMNCRLIRELKRFNADNKLLLTGTPLQNNLSELWSLLNFLLPDVFDDLKSFESWFDITSLSETAEDIIAKEREQNVLHMLHQILTPFLLRRLKSDVALEVPPKREVVVYAPLSKKQEVFYTAIVNRTIANMFGTSEKETIELSPTGRPKRRTRKSINYSNIDDFPNELEKLISQIQPEVDRERTVVEVNVPLESEVNLKLQNIMMLLRKCCNHPYLIEYPIDPVTQEFKIDEELVTNSGKFLILDRMLPELQKRGHKVLLFSQMTRMLDILMDYCHLRNFNFSRLDGSMSYSEREKNMHSFNTDPDVFIFLVSTRAGGLGINLTAADTVIIYDSDWNPQSDLQAQDRCHRIGQTKPVVVYRLVTANTIDQKIVERAAAKRKLEKLIIHKNHFKGGQSGLNQSKNFLDPKELMELLNTRDYEREVKGSRERVISDKDLELLLDRSDLIDQMNASGSIKEKMGLFKILENSEDSSPECLF encoded by the exons ATGCCGGCCGAGCAGCCCGCGAGTAGCGGCG GGCCCCCGGCTCCCGAAATGGTGGGACGGCAGGAGAGCGCCGTGATTACCCCAGCcatgctggaggaggaggagcagctggaggcCGCCGGActggagagggagcggaagatgctCGAAAAG GCTCGCATGTCTTGGGACAGAGAGTCCATGGAAATTCGGTACCGTAGACTTCAACATTTGCTGGAGAAAAGCAATATCTACTCCAAATTTTTATTGACTAAAATGGAGCAACAACAATTAGAG gaacagaagaagaaagagaaattggaGAGAAAAAAGGGATCTTTAAAAGTTACAAAG GGTAAAAACTCAGTTGATGGAAATGAAGAGAATGCAG gtatgagaaagaaaagaggaagggaagatgAATCATATAATATTTCAGAGATAATGTCCAAAGAG GAAATTTTGTCTGTggctaaaaaaagtaaaaaggagaaTGAG gaTGAAAGTTCCTCTACTAACCTCTGTGTAGAAGATcttcaaaaaaacaaagattcCAATAGTATAATTAAAAGTAGACTGTCTCAAACTGTTAGGCAGAATACGAAATTCTTTTTTGACCCAGATCGAAAATGTAATGGACAGCCAGTACCCTTTCAGCAACCAAAGCACTTCACAGGGGGAGTGATGCGTTGGTACCAAGTAGAAGGCATGGAATGGCTTAGg AtgctttgggaaaatggaattaatggcATTTTAGCAGATGAAATGGGATTGGGAAAGACAGTTCAGTGCATTGCTACAATTGCATTGATGATTCAGAGAGGAGTACCTGGACCTTTTCTTGTCTGTGGGCCTTTGTCTACACTTCCTAACTGGATGGCTGAGTTCAAAAGATTTACACCAGAA GTTCCTACTATGTTATATCATGGAACCCAGCAGGAACGTCGAAAACTGGTAAGGAATATTAACAAACGGAATGGGACACTGCAGATTCATCCAGTGGTAATCACATCATTTGAAATAGCCATGAGAGACCGAAATGCACTACAG CATTGCTATTGGAAATACTTAATAGTAGATGAAGGACACAGGATTAAGAATATGAACTGCCGCCTAATAAGGGAGTTAAAACGGTTCAATGCTGATAATAAACTTCTTTTGACTGGTACACCCTTGCAAAACAATTTATCAGAACTTTGGTCATTGCTAAACTTTTTGTTGCCAGATGTATTTGATGACTTAAAAAG CTTTGAGTCTTGGTTTGACATCACTAGTTTATCTGAAACTGCTGAAGATATTATTGCTAAAGAAAGAGAACAGAATGTATTGCATATGCTGCACCAG ATTCTAACACCTTTCTTATTGAGAAGACTGAAATCTGATGTTGCCCTTGAAGTTCCTCCTAAACGAGAAGTAGTTGTTTATGCACCACTTTCAAAGAAACAAGAGGTCTTTTATACTGCCATTGTGAACCGCACCATTGCAAATATGTTTGGGACCAGTGAG AAAGAAACAATTGAGCTAAGTCCTACTGGACGACCAAAACGACGAActagaaaatcaataaattacAGCAACATAGATGATTTCCCAAATGAATTGGAAAAATTGATCAGTCAAATTCAGCCAGAGGTGGACCGAGAAag AACTGTTGTGGAAGTGAATGTCCCGCTAGAATCTGAAGTTAATCTGAAGCTACAAAATATAATGATGTTACTTCGTAAATGCTGTAATCATCCATATTTGATTGAGTACCCTATAGATCCTGTTACACAAGAATTTAAG ATTGATGAAGAATTGGTAACAAATTCTGGGAAGTTCTTAATTTTGGATCGAATGCTTCCGGAACTACAAAAAAGAGGTCACAAG GTGCTGCTTTTTTCCCAAATGACAAGGATGTTGGACATTTTGATGGATTACTGCCATCTTAGAAATTTTAACTTTAGCAGACTTGATGGGTCTATGTCTTACTccgagagagaaaaaaat ATGCACAGCTTTAACACAGATCCTGATGTGTTTATCTTCTTAGTGAGTACGAGAGCTGGTGGTTTGGGTATTAATTTAACTGCAGCAGATACAGTTATCATTTATGATAGTGATTGG AACCCGCAGTCTGATCTTCAGGCCCAGGATAGATGTCATAGAATTGGTCAAACAAAGCCAGTTGTTGTATATCGCCTTGTTACAGCAAATACTATTGATCAGAAAATTGTGGAAAGAGCAGCTGctaaaagaaaattggaaaagtTGATCATCCACAAAA atcatttCAAAGGTGGTCAATCTGGATTAAATCAATCTAAGAATTTCTTAGATCCCAAAGAATTAATGGAGCTTTTAAATACTAGAGATTATGAAAG GGAAGTAAAAGGATCAAGAGAGAGAGTCATTAGTGATAAAGATCTCGAGTTGTTACTAGATCGAAGTGATCTCATTG atCAAATGAATGCATCAGGATCAATTAAAGAGAAGATGGGGCTATTCAAGATATTAGAAAATTCAGAAGATTCCAGTCCtgaatgtttgttttaa
- the HELLS gene encoding lymphoid-specific helicase isoform X2, whose protein sequence is MNQLVPFSLLSIIRIFCQPLITRAFARMSWDRESMEIRYRRLQHLLEKSNIYSKFLLTKMEQQQLEEQKKKEKLERKKGSLKVTKGKNSVDGNEENAGMRKKRGREDESYNISEIMSKEEILSVAKKSKKENEDESSSTNLCVEDLQKNKDSNSIIKSRLSQTVRQNTKFFFDPDRKCNGQPVPFQQPKHFTGGVMRWYQVEGMEWLRMLWENGINGILADEMGLGKTVQCIATIALMIQRGVPGPFLVCGPLSTLPNWMAEFKRFTPEVPTMLYHGTQQERRKLVRNINKRNGTLQIHPVVITSFEIAMRDRNALQHCYWKYLIVDEGHRIKNMNCRLIRELKRFNADNKLLLTGTPLQNNLSELWSLLNFLLPDVFDDLKSFESWFDITSLSETAEDIIAKEREQNVLHMLHQILTPFLLRRLKSDVALEVPPKREVVVYAPLSKKQEVFYTAIVNRTIANMFGTSEKETIELSPTGRPKRRTRKSINYSNIDDFPNELEKLISQIQPEVDRERTVVEVNVPLESEVNLKLQNIMMLLRKCCNHPYLIEYPIDPVTQEFKIDEELVTNSGKFLILDRMLPELQKRGHKVLLFSQMTRMLDILMDYCHLRNFNFSRLDGSMSYSEREKNMHSFNTDPDVFIFLVSTRAGGLGINLTAADTVIIYDSDWNPQSDLQAQDRCHRIGQTKPVVVYRLVTANTIDQKIVERAAAKRKLEKLIIHKNHFKGGQSGLNQSKNFLDPKELMELLNTRDYEREVKGSRERVISDKDLELLLDRSDLIDQMNASGSIKEKMGLFKILENSEDSSPECLF, encoded by the exons ATGAATCAGTTGGTTCCCTTCTCTCTTCTATCAATAATAAGGATTTTTTGTCAGCCGTTGATAACACGAGCATTT GCTCGCATGTCTTGGGACAGAGAGTCCATGGAAATTCGGTACCGTAGACTTCAACATTTGCTGGAGAAAAGCAATATCTACTCCAAATTTTTATTGACTAAAATGGAGCAACAACAATTAGAG gaacagaagaagaaagagaaattggaGAGAAAAAAGGGATCTTTAAAAGTTACAAAG GGTAAAAACTCAGTTGATGGAAATGAAGAGAATGCAG gtatgagaaagaaaagaggaagggaagatgAATCATATAATATTTCAGAGATAATGTCCAAAGAG GAAATTTTGTCTGTggctaaaaaaagtaaaaaggagaaTGAG gaTGAAAGTTCCTCTACTAACCTCTGTGTAGAAGATcttcaaaaaaacaaagattcCAATAGTATAATTAAAAGTAGACTGTCTCAAACTGTTAGGCAGAATACGAAATTCTTTTTTGACCCAGATCGAAAATGTAATGGACAGCCAGTACCCTTTCAGCAACCAAAGCACTTCACAGGGGGAGTGATGCGTTGGTACCAAGTAGAAGGCATGGAATGGCTTAGg AtgctttgggaaaatggaattaatggcATTTTAGCAGATGAAATGGGATTGGGAAAGACAGTTCAGTGCATTGCTACAATTGCATTGATGATTCAGAGAGGAGTACCTGGACCTTTTCTTGTCTGTGGGCCTTTGTCTACACTTCCTAACTGGATGGCTGAGTTCAAAAGATTTACACCAGAA GTTCCTACTATGTTATATCATGGAACCCAGCAGGAACGTCGAAAACTGGTAAGGAATATTAACAAACGGAATGGGACACTGCAGATTCATCCAGTGGTAATCACATCATTTGAAATAGCCATGAGAGACCGAAATGCACTACAG CATTGCTATTGGAAATACTTAATAGTAGATGAAGGACACAGGATTAAGAATATGAACTGCCGCCTAATAAGGGAGTTAAAACGGTTCAATGCTGATAATAAACTTCTTTTGACTGGTACACCCTTGCAAAACAATTTATCAGAACTTTGGTCATTGCTAAACTTTTTGTTGCCAGATGTATTTGATGACTTAAAAAG CTTTGAGTCTTGGTTTGACATCACTAGTTTATCTGAAACTGCTGAAGATATTATTGCTAAAGAAAGAGAACAGAATGTATTGCATATGCTGCACCAG ATTCTAACACCTTTCTTATTGAGAAGACTGAAATCTGATGTTGCCCTTGAAGTTCCTCCTAAACGAGAAGTAGTTGTTTATGCACCACTTTCAAAGAAACAAGAGGTCTTTTATACTGCCATTGTGAACCGCACCATTGCAAATATGTTTGGGACCAGTGAG AAAGAAACAATTGAGCTAAGTCCTACTGGACGACCAAAACGACGAActagaaaatcaataaattacAGCAACATAGATGATTTCCCAAATGAATTGGAAAAATTGATCAGTCAAATTCAGCCAGAGGTGGACCGAGAAag AACTGTTGTGGAAGTGAATGTCCCGCTAGAATCTGAAGTTAATCTGAAGCTACAAAATATAATGATGTTACTTCGTAAATGCTGTAATCATCCATATTTGATTGAGTACCCTATAGATCCTGTTACACAAGAATTTAAG ATTGATGAAGAATTGGTAACAAATTCTGGGAAGTTCTTAATTTTGGATCGAATGCTTCCGGAACTACAAAAAAGAGGTCACAAG GTGCTGCTTTTTTCCCAAATGACAAGGATGTTGGACATTTTGATGGATTACTGCCATCTTAGAAATTTTAACTTTAGCAGACTTGATGGGTCTATGTCTTACTccgagagagaaaaaaat ATGCACAGCTTTAACACAGATCCTGATGTGTTTATCTTCTTAGTGAGTACGAGAGCTGGTGGTTTGGGTATTAATTTAACTGCAGCAGATACAGTTATCATTTATGATAGTGATTGG AACCCGCAGTCTGATCTTCAGGCCCAGGATAGATGTCATAGAATTGGTCAAACAAAGCCAGTTGTTGTATATCGCCTTGTTACAGCAAATACTATTGATCAGAAAATTGTGGAAAGAGCAGCTGctaaaagaaaattggaaaagtTGATCATCCACAAAA atcatttCAAAGGTGGTCAATCTGGATTAAATCAATCTAAGAATTTCTTAGATCCCAAAGAATTAATGGAGCTTTTAAATACTAGAGATTATGAAAG GGAAGTAAAAGGATCAAGAGAGAGAGTCATTAGTGATAAAGATCTCGAGTTGTTACTAGATCGAAGTGATCTCATTG atCAAATGAATGCATCAGGATCAATTAAAGAGAAGATGGGGCTATTCAAGATATTAGAAAATTCAGAAGATTCCAGTCCtgaatgtttgttttaa